The genomic stretch tttaagttgcacctgttgctgacagtgcacccatacacacacagcgcgtctagtccctctagagaagtattagcaatagaataggactctccggagcagatcaacatgatcctattggcaccattctgcctaataatgccagccgtgggcttatagaggggtataacgccccctagcattgagctgtggagaggtggagctgtgttctctgcaatggtggatggtggagctccataaaatccttttggggtgagttggggataatgaggtggggtggtgatcaacatcaccaacatcctgacctcactaatgcttttgtcactgcacacaatcaaatccttacagcaatgctgctccaaaatctagtagaaagccttcttctctggacagtagagacagtcactccaacataagcaggagAACGTATTTAATAGCTTTGGTTTTAGAAAGAATAAACAACGAAagaataggtgtcccaatacttttgtccatacattgGATGCTGTAATGTGGAGTGACTTTGTAGctactgggggggggggcttcatCAGGAGGATCCAGGACTAGCAGTGGTGATCGCCACCTGAGTCGGAGTGACCTGTTCAGCATAGATGAGAAATCCTGTGAACAGACTGTCAGTCCAGAACGGGTCAAAGAACAGCCCattctgctcagagtagaagaTCTGAAGCCAGACCTGGTCTCCTTTCTGCAGCCGGAGCACGGTCGAGCCAGACGCCACGTCATGGTTCCCTGTGTTGGCATCAAAAGTCTTGATCTTGTACTGCCCGTTCTGTACGAGCCCGATCGCCAGATGTTTGTTAGCCAGTGTGATGTCATAGGTGAAGAAGTACACGCCCGGGACGCTGCAGGTGAACTTGCCACTGCTACTGTTGTAATGACCGCCCTCGTTCATCAGGATGCGGTCAAACCGGATGGGCATGCGCTCCTTGGGATAGCTCTTGGTGATTGCTACCGAGAAGGCCGACCGGGCCTGCGTTCCACAATCGCAGCCACCAGGGGTGCCGCCCTCGCCCATGTCTCCATTTTCCCCCTTAAGACCCCTCTTCCCGGGTGCACCGGCTGAACCTCGTACC from Salminus brasiliensis chromosome 19, fSalBra1.hap2, whole genome shotgun sequence encodes the following:
- the c1qtnf2 gene encoding LOW QUALITY PROTEIN: uncharacterized protein c1qtnf2 (The sequence of the model RefSeq protein was modified relative to this genomic sequence to represent the inferred CDS: inserted 2 bases in 1 codon) — protein: MRLLLCAGDAVPTSFSFXEPGLLSHPNKTIRHSCIMHQPLLATCLLSLSSVLTVNSAVKKGHNFTIHSSQLVCSLPGPQGPPGSPGPPGPSGSNGRMGLPGSDGQDGKDGDRGLKGERGEQGRQGNPGKPGLKGRQGVVGRAGPRGLKGVRGSAGAPGKRGLKGENGDMGEGGTPGGCDCGTQARSAFSVAITKSYPKERMPIRFDRILMNEGGHYNSSSGKFTCSVPGVYFFTYDITLANKHLAIGLVQNGQYKIKTFDANTGNHDVASGSTVLRLQKGDQVWLQIFYSEQNGLFFDPFWTDSLFTGFLIYAEQVTPTQVAITTASPGSS